Proteins encoded together in one Bosea sp. (in: a-proteobacteria) window:
- a CDS encoding flagellin: MATMSLSAGVRNSLNSISDAASIAQQAQLRLSTGRKVNSAMDNAQNYFISEGLNNRASDLSTLLDGIGQGVKVLEAANKGIETITKLAQTAKGLTNSAKNATTQAERDSYAAQYTEVLKQINTIANDSGYNGSNLIKAGAAAGTDDLTVNFNEDASSKLTVEAKALDQVGLALTDVAAGDWADDADMAAAGAKSAGDKINDSAALIDTALKTLRTTAATFGANSTILSTRQDFTKGMINTLKSGADALVLADSNEEGANLLAAQTRGQLAQTALSLAAQADQAVLRLF; encoded by the coding sequence ATGGCTACGATGTCTCTCTCTGCCGGCGTCCGCAATTCGCTCAACTCGATTTCCGACGCCGCCTCGATCGCCCAGCAGGCTCAGCTGCGTCTGTCGACCGGCCGCAAGGTCAACTCGGCGATGGACAACGCGCAGAACTACTTCATCTCCGAAGGGCTCAACAACCGCGCGAGCGACCTCAGCACCCTGCTCGACGGCATCGGCCAGGGCGTCAAGGTTCTCGAAGCCGCCAACAAGGGCATCGAGACGATCACCAAGCTGGCTCAGACCGCCAAGGGTCTGACCAACTCGGCGAAGAACGCCACGACCCAGGCCGAGCGCGACTCCTATGCGGCGCAGTACACGGAAGTTCTGAAGCAGATCAACACGATCGCGAACGACTCCGGGTACAACGGCTCCAACCTGATCAAGGCCGGCGCCGCCGCCGGGACCGACGACCTCACCGTCAACTTCAACGAAGACGCCAGCAGCAAGCTGACCGTGGAAGCCAAGGCCCTGGATCAGGTCGGTCTCGCGCTCACCGACGTCGCCGCCGGAGATTGGGCCGACGACGCCGACATGGCGGCCGCAGGCGCCAAAAGCGCCGGCGACAAGATCAACGACAGCGCCGCGCTGATCGACACCGCCCTGAAGACGCTGCGCACCACCGCCGCGACCTTCGGCGCGAACTCGACCATCCTCTCGACGCGTCAGGACTTCACCAAGGGCATGATCAACACCCTGAAGTCGGGTGCCGACGCGCTCGTCCTGGCCGACTCGAACGAGGAAGGCGCGAACCTGCTCGCGGCGCAGACCCGCGGCCAGCTCGCCCAGACGGCGCTCTCGCTGGCGGCCCAGGCCGACCAGGCCGTGCTGCGCCTGTTCTGA
- a CDS encoding rod-binding protein: protein MTAALALPVANLALGVAGKVVGGLADALDPAKAKAKKQADEFETMFLEQMTEKLFAGEGTEGPLGENGTGGGIWRSQLTQQYARQIQKAGGIGLSDQIMRDLINLQEQAAGGVANAG from the coding sequence ATGACTGCTGCGCTTGCGCTTCCCGTCGCGAATCTGGCGCTCGGCGTCGCCGGCAAGGTCGTCGGCGGCCTTGCCGACGCGCTCGACCCGGCCAAGGCCAAGGCGAAGAAGCAGGCCGACGAGTTCGAGACCATGTTCCTCGAGCAGATGACCGAGAAGCTCTTCGCCGGCGAGGGCACCGAAGGCCCGCTCGGCGAGAACGGCACCGGCGGCGGCATCTGGCGCTCGCAACTCACCCAACAATACGCCCGGCAGATCCAGAAAGCCGGCGGCATCGGCCTCTCCGATCAGATCATGCGCGACCTGATCAATCTTCAGGAACAGGCCGCGGGCGGGGTCGCGAATGCCGGCTAA
- a CDS encoding flagellar basal body P-ring protein FlgI yields the protein MAVVVGLSAEPVFALSRIKDLAAIEGVRTNQLLGYGIVVGLNGTGDTLNNTPFTKQSLQAMLERLGVNTRGANMRTANVAAVMVTANLPPFATQGTRVDVTVSAMGDAKSLQGGTLLVTPLLGADGEVYAVSQGPVAISGFSAEGEASRITRGVPTVGRIANGGVVEREIDFALNKLSTLRLSLRNPDLTTARRMAAAINEFVGGDSAEPTDPSTVVLQIPARFKGNMIKLLTDIEQLRVEPDQLARIVIDERSGIIVMGKDVRVSTVAVAQGNLTVTISEQPQVSQPEPLARGRTVVTPRTNVRVDTEGGNKLALISQSVTLAELVDGLNALGIGPRDLISILQAIKSAGALQAEIEVM from the coding sequence ATGGCCGTGGTCGTCGGCCTGTCGGCCGAGCCGGTGTTCGCGCTCTCGCGCATCAAGGATCTCGCCGCGATCGAGGGCGTGCGCACCAACCAGCTGCTCGGCTACGGCATCGTCGTCGGCCTCAACGGCACCGGCGACACGCTCAACAACACGCCCTTCACCAAGCAGTCGCTTCAGGCGATGCTGGAGCGGCTCGGCGTCAACACGCGCGGCGCCAACATGCGCACCGCCAACGTCGCCGCCGTGATGGTGACGGCGAACCTGCCGCCCTTCGCGACCCAGGGCACCCGCGTCGACGTCACCGTCTCGGCGATGGGCGACGCCAAGTCGCTCCAGGGCGGCACGCTGCTCGTCACGCCGCTGCTGGGCGCCGATGGCGAGGTCTATGCCGTCTCTCAGGGGCCGGTGGCGATCTCCGGCTTCTCGGCCGAGGGCGAGGCGAGCCGCATCACCCGCGGCGTGCCGACCGTCGGGCGCATCGCCAATGGCGGCGTCGTCGAGCGCGAGATCGATTTCGCGCTGAACAAGCTCTCGACCTTGCGCCTGTCGCTGCGCAATCCGGACCTGACCACGGCGCGCCGCATGGCCGCCGCGATCAACGAGTTCGTCGGCGGCGACTCCGCCGAGCCGACCGACCCCTCGACCGTGGTCCTGCAAATTCCCGCCCGCTTCAAGGGCAACATGATCAAGCTGCTCACCGATATCGAGCAGCTGCGCGTCGAGCCCGACCAGCTCGCCCGCATCGTCATCGACGAGCGCTCCGGCATCATCGTGATGGGCAAGGACGTGCGCGTCTCCACGGTGGCGGTGGCGCAGGGCAACCTCACCGTCACCATCAGCGAGCAGCCGCAGGTCTCCCAGCCCGAGCCTCTCGCGCGCGGCCGGACGGTGGTGACGCCGCGCACCAATGTCAGGGTCGACACCGAGGGCGGCAACAAGCTCGCGCTGATCAGCCAGAGCGTGACGCTGGCCGAGCTCGTCGACGGGCTCAACGCGCTCGGCATCGGCCCGCGCGACCTGATCTCCATTCTCCAGGCCATCAAGTCGGCGGGCGCGCTGCAGGCCGAAATCGAGGTGATGTGA
- a CDS encoding NADP-dependent isocitrate dehydrogenase translates to MSKIKVANPVVDMDGDEMTRIIWQKIKDTLIFPYLDLELDYYDLSVENRDATNDQVTVDAANATRKHGVAVKCATITPDEARVKEFNLKEMWKSPNGTIRNILGGVIFREPIICRNVPRLVPGWTQPIVIGRHAYGDQYRATDFRFPGKGTLSIKFVGEDGKVIEKEVFKAPNAGVAMAMYNLDDSIRDFARASLNYGLMRKYPVYLSTKNTILKTYDGRFKDIFQEIYDAEFKAEFEKAGITYEHRLIDDMVASAMKWSGGYVWACKNYDGDVQSDTVAQGFGSLGLMTSVLMTPDGKTVEAEAAHGTVTRHYREHQKGKETSTNSIASIFAWTRGLSHRAKLDGNAELAKFAALLEKVTVDTVEAGDMTKDLALLVGADQKWLSTTGFLEKVSENMKKAMAA, encoded by the coding sequence ATGAGCAAGATCAAGGTCGCCAACCCGGTCGTCGACATGGACGGCGACGAGATGACCCGCATCATCTGGCAGAAGATCAAGGACACGCTGATCTTCCCCTATCTCGACCTCGAGCTCGACTATTACGACCTCTCGGTCGAGAACCGCGACGCCACCAACGACCAGGTTACGGTCGACGCCGCCAACGCCACCAGGAAGCACGGCGTCGCCGTGAAATGCGCCACCATCACGCCGGACGAGGCCCGCGTGAAGGAGTTCAACCTCAAGGAGATGTGGAAGTCGCCCAACGGCACGATCCGCAACATCCTCGGCGGCGTGATCTTCCGCGAGCCGATCATCTGCCGAAATGTGCCGAGACTGGTGCCGGGCTGGACCCAGCCGATCGTCATCGGCCGCCACGCCTATGGCGACCAGTACCGCGCGACCGACTTCAGGTTCCCCGGCAAGGGCACGCTCTCGATCAAGTTCGTCGGCGAGGACGGAAAGGTCATCGAGAAGGAGGTCTTCAAGGCCCCGAACGCCGGCGTCGCCATGGCGATGTACAATCTCGACGACTCCATCCGCGATTTCGCCCGCGCCTCGCTGAACTACGGACTGATGCGCAAGTACCCGGTCTACCTCTCGACCAAGAACACCATCCTCAAGACCTATGACGGCCGCTTCAAGGACATCTTCCAGGAGATCTACGACGCCGAGTTCAAGGCGGAGTTCGAGAAGGCCGGCATCACCTACGAGCACCGCCTGATCGACGATATGGTCGCCTCGGCGATGAAGTGGTCGGGCGGCTATGTCTGGGCCTGCAAGAACTATGACGGCGACGTGCAGTCCGACACCGTGGCGCAGGGCTTCGGGTCGCTGGGCCTGATGACCTCGGTCTTGATGACGCCGGACGGCAAGACCGTCGAGGCCGAGGCCGCGCACGGCACGGTGACGCGCCATTACCGCGAGCACCAGAAGGGCAAGGAAACCTCGACCAACTCGATCGCCTCGATCTTCGCCTGGACGCGGGGCTTGAGCCACCGCGCCAAGCTCGACGGCAATGCCGAGCTCGCCAAGTTCGCCGCGCTCTTGGAGAAGGTCACGGTCGATACCGTCGAGGCCGGCGACATGACCAAGGATCTCGCGCTCCTGGTCGGCGCCGACCAGAAATGGCTCTCGACAACCGGCTTCCTCGAGAAGGTCAGCGAGAACATGAAGAAGGCGATGGCCGCCTGA